The Pedobacter ginsengisoli region GCGGCAAAAAGAATTGACTGCCTGATGAACAGGTTATTTATTGAGCCTGCACTGGGAATGGGTTACCCGGGGGCAGATTGGGATTTGATGGAGAAGTTTTCTATTCAGCATTCTACATGGCGACACACTGAGCGGCTAACTTTTGATTTTGATTTTATTGGTCTGCAAAATTATTTTCCTTTAACAATAAAGTACAATGCTTTTATCCCCGTTCTGCAGGCATGGGAGGTTAAAGCAAAAAGCAGAAAGAAACCACATACAGCAATGGGATGGGAAATAAATGCCGATAGCTTTTACAATATCATTAAGCAATTTGCTTCCTATCCGGGAGTAAAAAAAATAATGATTACTGAAAATGGTGCGGCATATCATGATAAAGTATTGGGTAATCATGTTCATGATCCGGAACGGATAGCTTACTTTCAGCTTTACCTGGCTGCCCTGTTGAAAGCTAAAAGTGAAGGAGTTAACATAACTGGCTATATGGCCTGGACATTGATGGATAATTTTGAATGGGCCGAAGGTTTTAATGCACGTTTTGGTTTAGTGCATACCGACTTTAAAACTCAGCGTAGAACAATTAAAGATTCTGGTTTCTGGTTTCAGAAATTTTTGCATAAGATATAGTTTAGCAAAACAGTTAATAACATGCAGGTGTTTATTTGACTTTGTTTTGCTAGTGCTTTTTTAGGGGGTTGCAAGGGCAATTAGCCCTACCAAGGCCCTAGCAAAGCTCTCTGAACGCCCTGTCAAGGCCCCGGCACCCGAAAGTGTCTATTTAGCCTGTTAACAATGATCGTTTCATTTGCGCTAATGATCTATCCTTTTTATGCAAAGAAGACCCACCATTGCTTTGATTGCGAATATGAGTTTTAGCTTCGGTTAAACCAGCGCTTTTTTATCCCGGTCTACCGACAGTACACCATTACCTTCAATCAAGAAACAAATCAGACCAATAAGTACAATCACGGAAACCCAGAATTCGGCATAGGGGCTAAATATATTTGCTCTCAAATTAACAAAGAACACTGCTACAATAAGTATTGGTAAATTAAGCAGGCAAAATATGCGTGTATGAGAACCCACTGCAATAAGCAGTCCACCGATAATGTGAAGCACTATAATTATGTGCGCCATTAAACTAATTGACACTGCTACACCCAACATCGCATCTTTCATCATATTGGTAAAGGCATGAAGATTTGATGCAAATGCAATACCTTTCCAAATAAGAACTAAGCCTAAAAGTATTCTAAAATAGTCGAGCCATTTTGGGTGATGACGATTACCCCAATTTTGAATTTTTGTGAGTACGTTCATAGTGTTGAATTTTGGTTATATGAATTTACATAAAAAATTATGTATTTCTTACCCTAAATCCAATTGATTACTAAAAGTATAAAGGTTTATTACATGGAACAAGGACTTTACGATTTGGACATATTAAGTAAATGGTTTTAGCATATTAATCATTACCTTTAATTTTACAAAACTGAACCAAATATATTGTAACCACAACAACCTAACCTTATAGATTAAACCACTATTTTCATGAATTTTATTAATAAACTCGTATTAACCATTGCGGTCGTTTTTGGATTATCGACTACTTTAAGCGCTCAAACTAAGGGTATAGAATTCAAGTCTCCTAATGGGGGATTGAAAGTTTCTATTAATATAGCCGACAAAATATATTATTCCATTTCCTCAGGAGGTGATTTGTTGTTAGAAAATAATCATCTGCAAATGAGTCTTAGAAACGAAATTCTGGGTCAGAATCCGAAATTGGTTAGCAGTAAAAAAGGACAGGGGAATGAAATTATTAAACCCTATGTTTCTTTGAAATTTTCTGTAGTAAAAAGTAACTATAACTCGCTGATGCTTAATTTTAAAGGTAATTATGCTGTAGAGTTTCGTGCTTTTGACGATGGAATTGCCTATCGCTTTATTACCAGTAAGAAAGGTAGTGTAGAGGTGATGAATGAAGAATTTTCTGTGAACTTTCCGGATGAATATGCACTTCATTTACAGCAGCCAGGCGGATTTAAAACTGCATACGAGGAGGTATATTCGCAAGTGGAATCAAAGGACTGGAAGCCGGAAAACAAGATGTCTACTCTTCCTGTTCTTATAGATACTAAGAAAAAGTATAAGATATTGATTAGCGAGTCAGATCTGACAGATTATCCTTGTATGTTTCTTAAGGGTACTGGAAACAATGGGATGTCGGCTGCTTTTCCTAAGGTTCCACTTGAATTTGGTGATGATGGCGACCGGAGTTTGAAAATTCTTAAAGAGGCTGATTACATCGCAAAAACTTCTGGTACCCGTAATTTCCCGTGGAGATATTTTGTGATAACCTCTGATGATAAACAACTGCTTGAAAATACGATGACGCTAAAGCTGGCCTCGCCTAGTGTAATTAAAGATCCTACTTGGGTTAAACCAGGGCAGGCAAGCTGGGAGTGGTGGAACGATGCAGCACCTTATGGACCGGATGTGAATTTTGTTTCGGGCTATAACCTGGCCACTTATAAGTATTATATAGATTTTGCTGCTAAGTTCGGTATACCATATATTATTATGGACGAGGGTTGGGCAAAGAGTACTACAGATCCTTATACTCCAAACCCGGACGTTGATGTGCATGAGCTGATTAGGTACGGTAAAGAGAAGAACGTTGGAGTAGTATTATGGTTAACCTGGCTAACTGTTCATAAGAATATGGAATTGTTTAAGACTTTTGAGGAATGGGGTGTAAAAGGGGTTAAGATAGACTTTATGGACCGTAGTGACCAATGGATAGTTAATTACTATGAGGATGTTGCAAAAGAAGCTGCAAAGCATAAATTGTTTGTCGATTTTCATGGTGCATTTAAACCTGCCGGACTGGAGTATAAATATCCGAATGTGATTTCTTACGAAGGTGTTAGGGGAATGGAGCAAATGGGAGGATGTTATCCGGATAATAGTTTATATCTGCCATTTATGCGTAATGCTGTTGGACCAATGGATTATACTCCCGGAGCTATGATAAGTATGCAGCCCGATGCATATAGAGCCGCCAGGCCAAATGCAGCAAGTATTGGTACACGTGCTTATCAATTGGCTTTGTTTGTTGTTTTTGAAAGCGGGATACAGATGTTGGCTGATAACCCTACGCTTTACTACAGGAACCTGGATTGTACTGAATTCATCACAAGCGTGCCAACTACATGGGATGAGACGAAAGCTTTAGACGCTAAAATAGGTGAGGTGGCCGTTGTAGCAAAACGTAAAAAGGACAAATGGTTTGTTGGAGCAATTGCGAATGGCAAAGAGAAAGAGAGAACGGTTTCTTTAAATTTTGATTTCCTTGAAAAAGGTAAAACCTATACAATGACTTATTTTGAGGATGGAATTAATGCTGGTCGCCAGGCAATGGACTATAGAAAGAAAACAATACAGGTTAAATCTGGAGACAAGATTGATATTAAGATGGTTCGCAATGGCGGATGGGCTGCGGTAATTATGTAACCAGGCAACTGATATAAAAAAAGGGTTGATATTAAAAATATCAACCCTTTTTTTATTAAGATATGAGCTGCTATGCTTTTTTGGCTGCCGCTTCTCTGCGAATGATATTCAATGCACCACCTGCTTTGAACCATTCAATTTGTTGATCATTGTAACTGTGGTTAACAGATATTTCTTCTTTAGTTCCATCAGCATGGTTTAATACTAAAGTAAGAGGTACATTAGGCGTAAATGTTGTTAATCCGATAATGTCGATAGTGTCATCTTCTAATATTTTATCGTAATCTTCTTTATTAACAAAGGTTAAACCAAGCATACCTTGTTTTTTTAGGTTGGTTTCGTGGATACGGGCAAATGATTTTACCAATACAGCACGTACACCTAAATGACGAGGCTCCATAGCTGCGTGCTCGCGGCTTGATCCTTCACCATAGTTTTCATCGCCGATAACGATAGAGCCTAAGCCAGCAGCTTTATAAGCTCTTTGGGTTGCAGGTACAGGACCATACTCGCCGGTAAGCTCATTTTTAACTGAATCAGTTTTGTCGTTAAAGTAGTTTACAGCACCAATTAACATGTTGTTAGAAATGTTATCCAGGTGACCGCGGAATTTTAACCACGGACCAGCCATTGAAATATGGTCGGTTGTGCATTTTCCTTTTGCTTTGATCAGCAATTTAAGTCCTTTAAGGTCTGTGCCTTCCCATGGAGTAAATGGATCAAGTAATTGCAATCTGTGAGAAGTTGGAGAAACAATTACTTCTACTTTACTACCATCTTCAGCTGGTTGCTGGTAACCTGCATCCTCAACTGCAAAACCTTTGGTAGGTAGTTCAAATCCTGTTGGGGCATCAAGTTTTACCTGTTCGCCTTTGTCGTTTGTTAACGTATCTGTTAGTGGATTAAAACTCAAATCACCTGCAATAGCTAATGCTGTTACTAATTCCGGAGAACCAACAAAGGCAAAAGTATTAGGGTTACCATCGGCACGTTTTGCAAAGTTGCGGTTAAACGAGTGTACGATGGTGTTTTTCTCTTGCTTATCAGCACCAACTCTGTCCCACATACCAATACATGGTCCGCAGGCATTAGTAAATACTTTTGCACCTATACTTTTGAATACGTCTAAAAATCCATCACGTGCTATAGTATAGCGGATTTGCTCAGAACCTGGGTTGATACAGTATTCAGATTTAGAGGTTAAGCCTTTTTCTGATACCTGTTTAGCAATACTGATTGCGCGAGAAATATCTTCGTATGATGAGTTGGTACAAGAACCGATCAAACCTACATCTATTTTCATTGGCCATCCGTTAGCAGCTGCAACTTCTTTCATTTTAGAGATAGGAGTTGCTAAAT contains the following coding sequences:
- a CDS encoding DoxX family protein; translated protein: MNVLTKIQNWGNRHHPKWLDYFRILLGLVLIWKGIAFASNLHAFTNMMKDAMLGVAVSISLMAHIIIVLHIIGGLLIAVGSHTRIFCLLNLPILIVAVFFVNLRANIFSPYAEFWVSVIVLIGLICFLIEGNGVLSVDRDKKALV
- a CDS encoding glycoside hydrolase family 97 protein, which translates into the protein MNFINKLVLTIAVVFGLSTTLSAQTKGIEFKSPNGGLKVSINIADKIYYSISSGGDLLLENNHLQMSLRNEILGQNPKLVSSKKGQGNEIIKPYVSLKFSVVKSNYNSLMLNFKGNYAVEFRAFDDGIAYRFITSKKGSVEVMNEEFSVNFPDEYALHLQQPGGFKTAYEEVYSQVESKDWKPENKMSTLPVLIDTKKKYKILISESDLTDYPCMFLKGTGNNGMSAAFPKVPLEFGDDGDRSLKILKEADYIAKTSGTRNFPWRYFVITSDDKQLLENTMTLKLASPSVIKDPTWVKPGQASWEWWNDAAPYGPDVNFVSGYNLATYKYYIDFAAKFGIPYIIMDEGWAKSTTDPYTPNPDVDVHELIRYGKEKNVGVVLWLTWLTVHKNMELFKTFEEWGVKGVKIDFMDRSDQWIVNYYEDVAKEAAKHKLFVDFHGAFKPAGLEYKYPNVISYEGVRGMEQMGGCYPDNSLYLPFMRNAVGPMDYTPGAMISMQPDAYRAARPNAASIGTRAYQLALFVVFESGIQMLADNPTLYYRNLDCTEFITSVPTTWDETKALDAKIGEVAVVAKRKKDKWFVGAIANGKEKERTVSLNFDFLEKGKTYTMTYFEDGINAGRQAMDYRKKTIQVKSGDKIDIKMVRNGGWAAVIM
- a CDS encoding aconitate hydratase, producing MAFDIEMIKKVYANFGPRVEAARKLVGRPLTLSEKILYAHLWDGNTNTAYTRGTDYVDFAPDRVAMQDATAQMALLQFMQAGRPKVAVPSTVHCDHLITAKNGAEIDLPAANTESKEVFDFLASVSNKYGIGFWKPGAGIIHQVVLENYAFPGGMMIGTDSHTVNAGGLGMVAIGVGGADACDVMAGLPWELKFPKLIGIKLTGKLSGWVSAKDVILKVAGILTVKGGTGAIVEYFGEGATSMSCTGKGTICNMGAEIGATTSTFGYDESMERYLRATGRAEVADAANAIKEHLTGDAEVYAEPEKYFDQLIEINLSELEPYLNGPFTPDLATPISKMKEVAAANGWPMKIDVGLIGSCTNSSYEDISRAISIAKQVSEKGLTSKSEYCINPGSEQIRYTIARDGFLDVFKSIGAKVFTNACGPCIGMWDRVGADKQEKNTIVHSFNRNFAKRADGNPNTFAFVGSPELVTALAIAGDLSFNPLTDTLTNDKGEQVKLDAPTGFELPTKGFAVEDAGYQQPAEDGSKVEVIVSPTSHRLQLLDPFTPWEGTDLKGLKLLIKAKGKCTTDHISMAGPWLKFRGHLDNISNNMLIGAVNYFNDKTDSVKNELTGEYGPVPATQRAYKAAGLGSIVIGDENYGEGSSREHAAMEPRHLGVRAVLVKSFARIHETNLKKQGMLGLTFVNKEDYDKILEDDTIDIIGLTTFTPNVPLTLVLNHADGTKEEISVNHSYNDQQIEWFKAGGALNIIRREAAAKKA